The sequence below is a genomic window from Roseivirga misakiensis.
GTAAGGGCTTGGTAAGATATTGCTATCGCGCCTGATGACAGTAAGAGAAAAGCTATCTGATAACCGTAATTCGTTATCCAATAATATTCTGGCCAAAACGTAGCAACTAAAAATGTAGCTAACCAGCAGAAAATTATAATGGCATTAAACACCAAAACGGTTTTTAAAATACCATATGAATCCTTTTTCGCGCTCCTGTTCATCCATGCTTTAAATGCAAAAACCAAGTAGGCGACGCTACTTAATATACTCACTACATAGAAGAGCGTGTAAAAAGAATTATTCACTCCACTTCCTTCCAATTCTATAACCTCTGCTGCAGTGAAAGGAAGTACTTTTAAACTATAGCGGATTAAAAATAATACAGCAGGTAAAAAATGGAGCCAATAATACCTGTGATCGATTCTGAGCTTTAAAGCAGACCTGACAAATCCATAGAAAATCGGTCCAAATAATAGAATGGTAACGTCGCTCAATAATAACCATTTGACCCATTCCGAATAGAATGCGGGGGAGTACCCTAATCGCAATACTAAGCCAACGGAAATAAGCAAAAGCAACGATAGCAAGAAACCGTGTTCCCTTCTATACTTCTTGATCAGTACAATACTCAAGAGCAAAGACTGTGTTAAGCCAATAAGGAGCGTTATAGAAAACCAGTTCAATTTCAGGTGTCTTTTATCCTCCTACACAGTTTTCCTTTCGGTTGGTGTCCACTAGGTGAAAAACCTTCCACCCTTGCTCGGTTCTGAAAAGTTGAAAAATATTAACTCCACAATGAGAGAACTTCTCGCCAAGATAGAACTTAAAGGGAACCCAAGCCGATGCCATATCACCATCAATTTGAATCGGCCCAAACACAATGCGTTCATCCCAGACTAGGTCATGCGGTGTTCCTACTGCTTTTAAGAAATTCTTAAAGTCATTGTTGACGACTCGAGAACCATTTGGGGATACTTTCTGAACTCTTTGAAAAATGACTTTATCGGTAAAAACAGAATGCACCATTGCGCTATCTCCCGCCCGCATGCCGTCGAACATGGTCATAATGGCCTTTTTGATATCGGCTGCATCGTCTTGAGCTTGTGCCTTAAAACTAAAAAAGAAGAGCCCAATTAGGGCTCCGATTAAGATTCTATTCTTCATGATCAAAGCTTTATACACTCAAAGCTAAAATTAATCAGATAACTATTCTTGTCTATTCTGGCTATTTATCTAGCTCGACGAACTTGACCACCAGTATTTGAACGCACATCTGCGCGAGGTCTTCCTCTATAACTTACTGTTCCGCCTGTATTAGCATTAGCCCTCAAACGGTCAGTTGCATTTACTCTTACGTCTGCTCCCGTGTTAGCCTTAGCATACACTTCTTCAGCTTCTACATCATAAGCGTAAATTGTTCCACCGGTCGATGCTTTGGCTTCTACTTCTTGTGCCTCTCCTGTGATTTCTACTCTTCCAGAAGTACTCGCACTAATATTCAAGTAAGTCACTTCTGCTTTAACCTCCACGCTGCCCGAAGTACTGGTTTGAATCGTCAATTCTTTCCCTTTAATCATATCTTCAAATATGACCTCAGCACTAGTAGATGCTGCAATTTCCTCTATCTCTTCAGTGTAAGTAAGATATGCCTTGATGATACGGCGGTTATTTCTTCTAGAATAACTATTTCGTCTCAGTTGAACTATCAAACGATCGCCGCGCACTTCTGTAATAACACGGTCGAGATCAATTCTATCTACATCGAGTTCGATGCTATTGGTATTTCCTTTTTTGGCAATTAGCTCAATGCCTTCCGTTACTTTTATTTCTGTAAACCTCCTGAGGTCCCGAGTTTCTTTGTCTTGGGCAAAGCCGAGCGTCGCTATAAAAAATAAGATTAGTGTGATTTGAGTTTTGAAGTTGTTTTTCATATCCATGACCTTTTAATATTACCAATAGACATCAAATTTTTCGATTGGGTTGCATCAACAAAAAAAGACCGCCATTGAATGACGGTCTTTCTAAAGATTATTTTTTTAATTCTAAGCTGCTAAAGCTCCAATATTCGGAATTGTAATTAAGCTACGGCTATAAAGAATCGTTCCTTCCTCTTTCAACTCATTAATCAACGTGGTAACCGTTTGTCTGGAAGAACTTATTAGACTAGCAATCTCATTGTGAGTCAGGTAATTTTTAATCACCAAACCATCATCGGCAGGTTTACCTTCTTTGTGTGCCCAGTCCACTAGGAAACTCTTCAATCTTGCTTTTACATCCTTAAATACAAGGTTAGCATATCGATGCTCTAATTTTCTAAGCTTCTCTCCCATTTTTTTAGAGAAAGAAAGGGCAAGACTTGGATGTTTTTCCATCAGCTTTTCAAATTCTTCCATCGTAAACGTGCAAAGGATAACTTCGCTAGAGAGAATTTCAGCAAATTCTTGGCTCGGTAGCATTGATGTGATTGGAATTTCTCCAAAAAGATCGCCCGTAAGGATAATGTCTTTGATCATTTCATTTCCAAGTCCATCTACTTCACTAATCTTAATCTTTCCGTTGATCAGGAAGTAAAGTCTCTTAGACTCATCATTCGCAAAATGAATCGTTTGACTCTTTTTCATTCTCACAAAACGTGAGATTGAACATAAA
It includes:
- a CDS encoding helix-turn-helix domain-containing protein, whose translation is MNWFSITLLIGLTQSLLLSIVLIKKYRREHGFLLSLLLLISVGLVLRLGYSPAFYSEWVKWLLLSDVTILLFGPIFYGFVRSALKLRIDHRYYWLHFLPAVLFLIRYSLKVLPFTAAEVIELEGSGVNNSFYTLFYVVSILSSVAYLVFAFKAWMNRSAKKDSYGILKTVLVFNAIIIFCWLATFLVATFWPEYYWITNYGYQIAFLLLSSGAIAISYQALTSTTVFSKPLLETKYSKSSLTDVELNKWSYKLESAMKEEAFFLDSTLTLEKLGKEVNLNKTQLSEVINRAFNKGFAEWVNEYRINEFIRRVESDDFGHLTFIGIATEVGFNTKANFNKAFKKSKGQTPSQYFASNMGATNALLSK
- a CDS encoding Cif family virulence factor — translated: MKNRILIGALIGLFFFSFKAQAQDDAADIKKAIMTMFDGMRAGDSAMVHSVFTDKVIFQRVQKVSPNGSRVVNNDFKNFLKAVGTPHDLVWDERIVFGPIQIDGDMASAWVPFKFYLGEKFSHCGVNIFQLFRTEQGWKVFHLVDTNRKENCVGG
- a CDS encoding head GIN domain-containing protein, whose protein sequence is MKNNFKTQITLILFFIATLGFAQDKETRDLRRFTEIKVTEGIELIAKKGNTNSIELDVDRIDLDRVITEVRGDRLIVQLRRNSYSRRNNRRIIKAYLTYTEEIEEIAASTSAEVIFEDMIKGKELTIQTSTSGSVEVKAEVTYLNISASTSGRVEITGEAQEVEAKASTGGTIYAYDVEAEEVYAKANTGADVRVNATDRLRANANTGGTVSYRGRPRADVRSNTGGQVRRAR
- a CDS encoding Crp/Fnr family transcriptional regulator — its product is MQKEIKYWYLRNYDLFANLSKEQIHDLCSISRFVRMKKSQTIHFANDESKRLYFLINGKIKISEVDGLGNEMIKDIILTGDLFGEIPITSMLPSQEFAEILSSEVILCTFTMEEFEKLMEKHPSLALSFSKKMGEKLRKLEHRYANLVFKDVKARLKSFLVDWAHKEGKPADDGLVIKNYLTHNEIASLISSSRQTVTTLINELKEEGTILYSRSLITIPNIGALAA